In the Silvanigrella aquatica genome, AAAAATGGGTGAATTAAGTTTAATGCATATTGAAGCTCAAAAATCTGAAATTGCAAAGCAGAATTTTTTAGCTACAATGAGTCATGAAATCAGAACACCCGTCAATGGTATCATTGGACATGCTGAACTATTAAGCGACACTGAAATAACTGAAGAGCAACAACGACTTTTAAGCATGATCACAATTAGCAGTAATAATTTAATGAAACTCATTAATGAAGTTCTTGATCTCCCTAATTTAATTTCTGGACATATCATATTAAGTAAGGAAAATATTTCTGTATCATCACTTGTCGAAAGCGTCATTGATGTCGTAAGTCCTAAAAGCTTTGAAAAAGGACTTGATCTCACCTATTTTATTGAGCCCTCCGTACCTATTGAATTCATCGGCGATCAAAAAAGAATAGGTCAAATATTGCTGAATTTATGTAATAATGCTCTTAAATTTACTCAAAAAGGAGAAGTTTTTATCGGCGTTACTCAAATTGATCAACCCGATGAAAATCACGCTGAATTATTATTTGAAGTAAAAGATACAGGAATAGGAATTCCGGCAACAAAAATAAAAATGCTATTTAAAGCATACTCCCAAACAGATGCCTCCATATCAAGAAAATTTGGAGGAACAGGACTCGGCCTTGCTATTTCTGCGCAACTCATAGAACTGATGAAAGGTCGCATTTGGGTTGAAAGTGTGATTGGAAAAGGAACAAGATTTTTATTCACTTTAAACTGTGAAATTCCTAAAGAACCCTCATCACATCAATTGGATGTCAGTCACTTTCAAGGGTTAAAATGTTTAGCTATTTCTGAAAATCCAACTATGAGATATATTTTAGGAAGACGCTTTAAACAGTGGAAAATGATCACAAAAATTGTTTCTAATTTTGAAGAAGCCCAAAACACAATTGGAATAGAAGAATTCCGAATATTAATTGTTGATATTGTAAGTGAAAGTAAAAAGGCTGCCTTATTTCTGAAAGTAAATTATATTAATCCTTCAGGAAGAATTCCTTCAATTGCTTTAATATCTTTGGGAAAAAATGCAACACCCGACCTGCATTTGATTGCAAATGAGACTATAACAAAACCTTTAAAGACAGAAATACTTGCCAAGACAATTACTAAAATAATTCGTCAAAAAGAAACCACTAAAAATGTTCCCTTAACAATTCAACCTCAAAATGAAATCCCTTCAAACGAATGGAATAAACTCATTCCACCTGAAGCTGCAAAAAAATTAAAAATACTAGTAGCGGAAGATAATCCTGTAAACCAAAAACTTATTAAAAGCGTTTTAATAAAAATGGGATTTACTCCTACGCTAGTTGAAAATGGAAAACTCGCTGTTGAAGAAGAACAAAAAGAAAAATTTGATCTTATTCTTATGGATTTACAAATGCCAGAAATGGATGGATTAAATGCAACAAAAAATATAATTATTAATTCAATTAATAGAAAGAGACCTCGGATTATTGCACTAACTGCTAATGCAATGCCTGGTGATAAAGAAAAATGTCTCGATGCTGGGATGGATGATTACATTTCAAAACCAATTCAATTTCAAATTTTATCCGAAAAAATATCACAATGGGTTCCTATTGAAAATATTCCATCTCAAATTCAAAATAATATAGAAGATAAAAATATGAATATTAAAAACACTGATCAAAATAAAACCGATAACTTAAAAATTCTTGTTGCAGAAGACAATCCTGTAAATCAAAAACTTATAATAAGTATATTAAAAAAACTAGGCTTCACAGCAACTCTTGTAGAAAATGGTGCTTTAGCATTTGAAGCAGCAACAAAAGAAAAATACGATATTATTATTATGGATCTTCAAATGCCCGTCATGGATGGATTAGAAGCAAGTCGTAACATAAAAGCAAGTGATAAAATAAATCCTAAACCCGCCATTATTGCTTTAACTGCAAATGCTATGGAAGGCGACAAAGAAAGATGCTTAGCGGCAGGAATGGATGATTACATGACAAAACCTATCCAAATCAAAATACTTGAAGAAAATATTAAAAAGTGGGGAACGAAATCGTGAGCTCATAAATTAAGGAATAGGAAATTAAAATGATATCGCAAGACTTTTTTTTATGGAAAATACCTTATTTTTTAATAAATAAGACTTTAATGATTAGTTTATTAATAATATCGATAACTACTATTATTTTTAATAAATATTATTTTAGCTACGAAATAATGTTAACAATATCTTGTATATCTGCCTGGATAATTACCATAACATATTTTTTATTTCGCCTAGTATACTTCAGTGGCATAAACCAATATTTATTTTACTCTAAATTAGCTGCTATTTTTGCCATACTTTGCTGGACAGACATAATCATTACAATAACTAATGAAGAAAACTTAATAAAAATTGCAACATACATTGAAAAAATACCTATGCTCATATTTTATTTATCCGTTCTAAAAAACAAGAAAAAATACAATATGAAAGTAGAAAGAATGGAACCCTGGATTGCTGCCATTTATTATTTAACTATTCCGATTATTCTGATATCAATTTATTCTGCGCTATTTTCTAATAGGACAGCAAATTTTATTGCCGAAATTATTTTATTATATATTTATATAATTGCTCTTTTTCATGCTTTTACGGTATCAATTTTTGAATATTGTCGTCTTGGAAAACTACAAGACGATATGGAAAAAAGAAACGTAGAAATTTTACATTTTGCAGAAAAATCTAAAGAATCTACAAGACTCAAAGGCGAATTTTTAGCAAATATGAGCCATGAATTAAGAACACCTTTAAATGGAATTCTTGGCTCAGCAAATCTTCTTATAGGTACGAAATTAAATCAGGAGCAAAGAAATTACTTAGAAATTCTAAGAATATGCGGAAATAATTTACTTGTCATTATTAATGAAATATTGGACTACTCAAAAATTGAGGCTAATAAATTAGAACTAGAGCATATTCCATTTGATATTAATACCTGCATTGAAAATGTTTTTGAGTTGTTAGCGCCAGCTGCAGCGGCACAAGAAACAGAGCTCATATACAATATTGATTATAATGTTCCACAACAAATTATTGGTGATTACACTCGCATTCAACAAGTGCTCACTCACTTAGTCGATAATGCTATTAAATTTACAAAACAAGGCTATGCATTAGTCAAAGTCACAGCAAATCTCAATACAAATAACAAATATATTTTAAAATTTGAAGTTAGGGATACAGGCAGCGGTATTTCTAAAAAAGATATTAGTAAATTATTTAAATCATTTTCTCAAATTGATGATTCTTCTACTCGAAAATATGGTGGAACAGGACTCGGGCTCAGTATTGCTAAAAAACTTACAGAACTCATGGGAGGAAATATTGGTGTAAAAAGTGATTTAGGAAAAGGTTCTATATTTAATTTTACGGTTATAACAGATCCATTTAAACCAGAGTATGTTAATGAAGAAAATGACAAATCATTACAGAATAAAAAAATTCAAATTAAAAGCAAAATTATATTTATTATTGAAAAAAATGATGCCTTACTAGAGTCTCTTCGCAATAGTTGTGAAGGATGGGAAATGGAAACATATACAGCGCGCAGTTTCGAAGAAGCCTTACAAATTCCTACACAAATGCCACCACATTTTGTACTTATGACTGCAGAGGATGCTAATTATGAAAAATTTATTCATGATCTTTCTGGAAAATATTTGGATCAACAAATCATTTTTATTGGAATGCTAAAAAATTCTAACTCATATTATTCGGATGAAAAAATAATACCAAAGGAATTTGATGCGGTTATTTATAAACCTGTTCGGTACTCTCAATTATTTGATTGTTTTATTGAGAACTCATCAGCAAACCAAAAAGGGAAAATACCAGGAATAAAAGCGCAACAAAAAAGTGTTGCAGAATTATTTCCCTTACGCATTTTAGTTGCAGAAGATAATGTGGTGAACCAAAAACTAATAACGAATATGCTTAAAAAGTTTGGATATTTATGTGACATTGTTGCAAATGGCAACGAAGTTATCGAAGCACTTACCCGAAATAGTTATGATATTATTTTAATGGATGTTCAAATGCCAGAACTTGATGGCATTGAATCTACAAAAAGAATTATTGCCAAATATCCAAAAAGTTCCACCCGACCGCACATTATTGCGATGACCGCACACGCACGGGGTGCCGAAGGTCAAATCTGTTTAGATGCTGGTATGGAAGGCTATATTGGAAAACCAATCGATATGAAAGAACTCAAGCAGGTGCTTGAGTTTTGGGGAAATAAAGCAAATAAAATGAAAACTTCTGCTTAATTTTGCAATCCCGGAGGAGGTGCAGGCAATCCGTATTCATAGTTTTTAGCACCTGGTTTAGCTCCCTTGGGAAGCTCGTCATCATCAGCAGAATTTAAATTAGATTCATAGGAATTGTCTAATTTTTCAGAAAAACTTGATAAGGGAACAGGGGTCACAGGACCATTTTGTTTTTGTGTTTTCTCATTTTCATTTTGTTCACTCACCCCAAGACTTATGACAGGAGTTTGCGGAGGTGGTACGGGATTATAAAATGCCACTCTTCTTTTTGGTATAAAAACACCGTCTGATAAAGAACCTGATAGATAAATTTTAAATAAACGTTGCCCCGTATCGGAGTAGTCGTTGGCATAAGGATTTTCAGGTTGTCCATTGGCATTTTCATCCTCTGGTTCTTGAGCGGATAAAGAGATTCCCGAATTAATGGGGACAACAACTTGAGATAAGCCTGAACCATAATCAAATGGAATGGAATGAATTTTTTTATCTGCTAAATACTTCCAATCCAATTTTTCTGCAAAATCTTGTCCCTTGATAATAGCATGAGCAATTTCTTCCCAAGCAGGAATAGCACCGCCCCCATAAACACGATATCCTTTTCTAACCATGGGTTCATTGCTGTCATAACCAATATAGGAAGCAATCGTATAAGCATTATCTGATGATAAAATATCACCTTTTGCAACCGGATAAGGTAAGAAACCAACATAGGTTCCGTTTTTGTAATCATTCGTTGTTCCGGTTTTTCCAAATACAGGAATTTTAATTTGTGCTAACAATAGTTGCTTATCAACATCTTCTTTTTCTGAGCGCAAAATCATACTCTTATTTAGGACGTAAGCCGTACCTCCGGTGACAGTACCACGTAATGTATTTAAAGTAGGGGCTGAATAAAAATTATCTGAAAATTGATATTCCTTTGCTTTTGCTTCCCAAAGTAAATTACCACTGGCATCTTCAATTCTTTTAATTAAAACCAATTGATTAGGTTGCACAGTATTAAAGTAACGATATGTCTTTCCTGTTAAAAATGTTTGATACATTAAGGCTAAATCAGCTAAAGTAACATCATTAGACCCTAATGGAAAAGATTGAACCCATTTTAAAGGCTGCTGCACTCCCATATCATTAACCATATTTGCCGCATAATACATACCTAGAGAATAACGAAAATCATCATTCCAATATAATCTTTCAATGGGTGGAGCATTTTGTATATCCTTCCATTTTTTTGCCAATTCCGAATTAATAGAATCAATTAATGATAAAGGAATAACGCCATCAAGCATCACATTTGAAGAATTTAACACACTCGAATTGCTTCTGATCAAAGTTAAAAGCGAATCTAAACTCAAAGGAGTGATATTCATTCCTTGCACTAAATTACTCGTAATATCAGGACGCCAAGGATTCTGAGATAAAAAGACTAAATTATCATCCTCTGTTTTAGCAAAAGATAAAAAGAAATCACGATCAAGTTCTGTCACGGGTGAACCAGAAACAATTTGATTTAAAGACTCAATAGCCTTTCTTGCTTGTGCTGCTGTCCGATTCCATCTTAATAAATTATTTCTTAATATATTTAGGCGAAGTTCTTTTTCTTTTGGCTGCAGTTCTTTATCATCATTTATAAATTGCTCTTCTTTTTCAAAGGTATTTCCATAATGAAGAGTTCTTAAAAAAACTTTTAATCTTGAATTTGCAATAATATTTAAATCGGAAAGCATATTTGATTTTATTTTTTCAAGAATACCACTTTTAAGGTAAATTTCATTATCTGGAGTAGCATTAAATTTATTTGCAATTAAAGCAAGACTTTGCTCATTTGATTTTCCATTGCCTGTAATATCTAAAAAATTTAGTAAATCAAGATATTGATCATAACTTAACTTGTCTAATAAATGTTTTAAAATCCAAATACTCGCTAAGTTTTCTGATTTTGCTCCTGCCCCTAAAATTGTTGTTTCCATACTCGTGATAGCATGATCGGGTCGCGGAAAATAAAATTTGCCTTGCCAAGTAAACACATCTCGAATATTCGATAAAGGATCGAGTACAGACCAGCCTAGTTGCTGAGCGGCATAATACACAGGTAATTTGAATGAAGAACCAGGCTGTCTTTCGGCAAAAATAGCGCGATTGTATTCACTAGAAGAAAAGCCACCCGCCATAGCAATAATTTTACCTTTATCCAATACAATAGCAGCACCTTGGACACGGGGACGCACTTCTAAATCACAAAACATTTGACCATCAGGTTTAATTTTATTGACACTCGTTAAAACATATTGACCTAAATGAATATTATTTAATAAGGATTCTAATGATTTCTTTTTGCCACGACGAAAAGCTTGATCCGTAATTAAGGCAACGCGATTAATAGCTTCGGTATCAATATTACATACAGGTATCCCAAAACTGATTTTAATATTTTCTTTGTCTGTTGTTTTATCAATAATCTCAACTTTTCCGACATAAAATGAATTTAATTCTGGCTTTTGAATATTAATAAAATTTGATTGTGGTTCCGCGCTAAAGCCATTTAAAATCATTTGAATGCGACTTAAGTTTTGACGAAGTCCATACTGTGCTGCATTTTGAATATCCTTTTCTAAAGTTGTAGTAATGCGAAGTCCCATAGTACCCACTTCATCAGCATTATTTGCTCCTATGGCAGATAATATTTCTGGTCTTATCAATTGCTTTGAAATAATTTGATTTACTGCCAATTCATTAAATTGAAAACGTCCCTGATTAAAGGGAATTTGCTCTTTTATAGCATCATCATATTGTTGTTTCGTTATTTTTTGAGTTTTTAACATTCTATCAAGCACATAATTTTTTCTAATAAAGGCTTCTTTTTTAGCTTTATCTTGCCCTGAAACCGAGGTTTTAGTGAAGGGATTATATTTTTCGGGACCTTTAACACTTCCTGCAATAAATGAAGATTCTACTAAGGAGAGATCTTCAACATTTTTATTAAAATAATATTTTGCAGCAACACCAACTCCTCTTCCATTTCCTGTCACATGAAATTGATTTAAATAAAATTCAAGAATTTGCTCTTTAGGATACATTTTTTCTAATTTAAAAGCATTTATCATTTCTTGAAATTTTGTATAGATATCAGTTTCCTTACGTCCATATAAATTTTTAACCGTTTGCTGCGTGATTGTGGAGGCACCTTGTCGGGTTCTAAAAATAATGTTATGTATTGCGGCTCGCAAAATTCCTTTGGGATCGATCCCAACATTGTTATAAAAATCTTCATCTTCAGCAGAAACAATAGCGTCTTTCATAGCTTGTGGAATTTGATCAATTGTAACATAAATACGATGCTCTTGGCCAAATAAACTTCCTAGTTGAGATTGCCCATCAGCATAATAGAGAACTGTTTCTTTTGATAAAATTTCTATAATTCTAGATTTTTCAAAATCGGAATAGTTTCCTGCGTAGACTTGCCAAGCCACATAACTAGCACCGATAAAAATAGGGAAACATGACAAAAAAATTAAAAACAAAAACAAAAAAATAATTTTTTTCATATGAACTCCAAAATCAAGCACTCTTATTCATGCCTTGCTTGCTTGATCAAAGCAACCTACTGTCATACAGAAAGCTAGTGTATGATAATTTTCCAGGCATACAAGAGGAGAAGCTGTGACATGATCCCTTCAGAACAATATTGGACATTTGACTTAAGCCCCTTTGTTTTTCAAGTAAAAAATTTAAACTTTAGTTGGGTCACAACTTGGTGGGGAATTTTATCACTCATCGTAATTTTTGGTGGAGGATTTTTTTTAATTTGGAATCAAATAAAAAAGTATAAGTATCAATTAGAAAAATCAAACTCCGAAAAAAACAATTCAATTCTATCAAAAAAAATCCATAATTTAGAGTTTATTCAGACTTCATTCCTATATTTCTTCGCTATTTTAGTTATTTTATATATTTTAAATATTATGAAAATAAATTGGGGTTTACGTTGGTATAGCACTATGTATTTAATAGGTTTTATTTCTGTTTACGTCGGATGCATGATATGGATCCGTAAAAAGACATTAATGTTAACAGAAAATATGCTTATGAATCTCATTACCTTAAGCATTATTGGGATGCTCGTAGGCGCACGATCAGCATATGTTTTTGTTTATAATTGGGACTATTATAAAACACACCCCTGGGAAGCGATTGCTACTTGGGAAGGAGGTCTGTCCTTTCATGGCGGCATTGTCGGTGTTTCCTTAGCAATGATGTATTACTGCTATAAAAATAAAATTCCTTTTTTCCATTTGACCGACAAGCTCGTTAGAATTATTCCCATTGGAATAGGTATGGGACGAATTGGTAATTTTTTAAATGGCGAATTATGGGGACGTCCCATCGAAAGTCATATTCCCTGGGGTATTATTTTTCCTGAGGGCGGAAATATCGCAAGACACCCTAGCCAAATATACCAAAGTTTAGCTGAAGGATGGGGTCTCTTTTTAACTCTTTATATTATTTCTCGCTGGAAACAAAAAGAAGGAACACTTTCAGCTTGTTTTATTATTTTTTATAGCTTGTATCGATTTATGGTTGAATACTTTAGAGCAGCAGATAAACAAATCAATTATTTTTATCTTTCAAATTTTTCTTGGAACCCACTCAATGCTTATCCCGATGTCCCTTGGTGGCAAGTTTTGACAATGGGGCAATTACTTTGTTTCTGTTTCCTTATTGCTGGTTGTATTTTTCTTTATTTTACTCGTAAAAATATTCTTGAATTTACACCCGAATGGTTAAAAAGAAACGATAACTTCTTTAAGCGAATAAATTTAGAAGTAGTTAAAAAATGATAACTTACAATCCGCCACAAGCGCCTCCGGAACAGTCTACATTGAGCATGCAGACATTCAATCCGGGAGATTTCAAACAAGATATCTACACTCTTCCCCTTGAAGGAGCTCTCGTCGGCGCCATATCTTATCTTTATACTCCTCGCTCTGTTTCCTTATGGCCATTTAATAGTGAAACAGCAGATGAAACTCCCAGACCTACAACTCTTCCCGCATCAATAATACTGCCTTTTGCCTTAGGAACAGCGGGGCTCGTTTTAGGAGGACTCACTTTAGCGAACGATGATTTTGCATTAGGAACACAGGTCAGAGGCTGGCTTCATGCTATTTTACTTACAGAATTGGCAACCTCAACGACTAAAGTTACATTTCAAAGAAAGAGACCCTTCTACGATTATAAAGAAAGTACCGAAGGTTCTACTTCAAATGATGATCGTTTTTCTTTCTTCAGCGGCCATGCTTCCCACGCCTTTTCCTTTGCCACATATTCCAGCGCACTTATGTTTGAATATTCTCGTTCCCCCTTATTAAGTTGGACTTATGCTACTGTCGCTTATGGAGCAGCCTCATGGGTCGCCTCCACGAGAGTAAAAGATCATGCCCATAACGCCAGTGACGTGATTGTAGGTGGTATAGTTGGTACCGCTATTGCAGCCGCCGTTTTTTATCGCGTAGAAGCAGTGCAAAAACAAAAAAAAGTAGCCTCTTCAAACCAAATCGAGTTGAAAGTCGTTCCATTTGCCTTTCATGATGAAACAAGCCAGCCTTGGTATGGCGCACATATTGAACTCAAAATCTAAAATATTTTTCTTATTTATATTTTAATTCTTTTATTTTCATATATTTTTATTATGATCTTAAATTGAGAGGATCTTTACCTTATGAAAATCTATAATTCTCCTTCCATTGGCGTGATTTGTTCTACTCAAAATGAAATACCCCTCCCATTTTTAAATCTTGCCTTTGAATTAGGACAATTTTTAAGTCAAAAGGGTTTTAAAATTAAAATTGCAGATCACAATTCGGGTATGGTACAACAATTATGCGAGGGAGTTTTCTCGAAAAATGGAAATATGAATTTCATGTCAACTCCCTACGAAAAAAATAGAACTACGGAGCTCATTCAGAAATCGGATTTATTTATTATACTTCCAGGAGGTTACGAGGTCTTAGAAAAATTAATTACCCTCATTAATTATAATAAAGAAACAAATCCGCCTAAACCAATTGTTGTTTTAGATTATATGAACTATTTTTCACCATTTTTAAATTGGCTGGAAGATATTGCAAATATAAATGCAATACAAAAACCTTCAGAAAGTTTTTGTATTGCAAGAATGATATCTGATCTTGAAAAAATACTAACATAAACAAGACAATGGGGAACAAATGTCTAAATTTAAAATTAAAAAATTTGTCTATTTATTCTTACTTTTTCAATCTTTTTTCTTAATAAAAAATATATATTGCCAAAACTCTGAAAACAAAATTACTCTTAAAAACACCTCAAATATTCAATTTGAAAAAAAATTTGAAAAAATTTTAAAAATAGCTTCAAAACAAAATCAATTTTCGGTACAATTTAAACAAGAAACTTATTCTGTACTCAGAGACAAAATCACAAAAGCGGAAGGTATTTTAAGCATTAAAAAGCCTGCTTCATTTCGCTTTGAAATAATTTCACCCCGCCAAGAAATTTATGTTTCCAATGAAAAATCTTTTTGGAAATATATCCCTGAATTAAAGCATGCTCAACATTTACAATCAAAATCAAATGAAATTGGCTTCGTAAACCTTTTGACAAATCTTTCGCAAATAAAAAAATATTATGAAATATCAGAATGGACAAATGAAGAAGCCGTTAAATTAAACCAGGACATAAATACCCCGCATGTAAAATCTGACACCCCACCACCACAAAATGACGAATATACCCTTTTGAAGCTAGTTCCTAAGGGAGACAAACAACAAAAAGTTTTATACGCTGTTATTCAGGTGAAGACAGGTTTCATACAAGAGCTACGCATCGTGCAGTTGAGTGGAAATCGCACAAGGCTTGAGTTTTCAAATTATTCACCTAAATCAATGTCAAATGATCTTTTTGATTTCATACCCCCGCAAGGAATTGCTGTGGATAATATATGATGGGAAGGAATGAATTACCTAGAGTCTATAAAATCAATTCTATCTTGGAAAGCCCTGCTTGACATTAGTCTTGTTGCATTTTTATTTTATCAAATCATAGCGCAACTAAAAGGAACAAGAGCAGCTCAAGTTCTTATTGGTATGCTTGTTATATTTATAACCTATGTGTTCTCAAGCATGCTACAGTTTGATACTTTGCATTGGATTATTAGTAAATTTTATTCTTCATTTATTATAGTCGTAATTGTTCTATTTCAAGATGATATACGAAGACTTCTAACTCGTTTTGGCAGAGGCCCCTTTTTCAGCGGTCTTGATGCTGTTTCGGGAGCTGCCATTATTGATGAAATTACAAATGCGGCAAAATCATTAAGCCATGAACGTATTGGAGCGCTCATTGTCTTCGAACGTTCAGTAGGATTGGACAAACTCTATGATCACAGCATCATGCTTGATGCTGTGATCACGGAACAGTTGCTAAGCAGCATTTTTCAATCTTTTTCTCCTTTACATGATGGTGCTGTTATCATTAAAAAAGATCGTATTAATTGTGCATCTGCACAATTACCGCTTTCAAAAAATCCTAGATTTTCCAAAAAAATGGGGACTCGTCATAGCGCTGCTGTAGGAATATCTGAAGAAACAGATGCTGTGGTTCTTGTTGTTAGCGAAGAAACGGGGAATATTTCAATCGCCTGGGAAGGAAATTTACAACGACAAAGCTCTATTGAAGCGGCTCGTAAAATGCTTTCTATTTTATTAATTCCTCGTGGTCAAAATTCAACACTAGTGAATTGGGTCGACAATTTTATTATATTTAATTATCATAAATTGATGAATAAATTAAAAAATGCTTTATTTAAAAATAAATTGCCTCAATTTGAAAATGAAAGAAAAAAATCATTTGATAAAACGGCTCCCTTGCATAAAAAAGTATCGTCTTTAGAGAGTTTCGCTCTTCAGCAAATAGAAAATGAAAATAGAATTGCATCAAATGTACCAAAAAATATTCATATTCGTTTTCCAAGAAGTTCCAAAATAAAAGATATAAAATCTTCAGATATTCAATTTATATCGAGCAATATATTAAATAAACATCAAAATTTATCAAACAGTAATCTTGACCCCTTAAGCTTAGAAGACAACTTAAATATGGATGAGAATTCAACTCAAGATGACTTCCCTAAAACCATGAATACCAGCGAAAAAAATAAAGCTTTGAAAGCCATTGTCGAAATTGCTCCCGAAGATCGCTTCGATCCCCCTATTCCGAAATCACCACCTCCCCGAGATATTTCCATTGGCGGAATTCCATTGGATCCCCCCATTGAAACCAAAAAAGAACCTGATGCTTTCGATAAAAACAATAAGGATGATAAAAAGTAATGGCTACAGGATCTCAAGAAAATACAACACTTGTTCGAGGATTATTTAAAACAATTACCAATAATTTTTGGTTAAAAGTTTTGTCATTGTTATTTTCTATTGTTATATTTTTTATTGTAAGAACAGACAAAGATTTAAGCTTCGAAAAAGTCGCTCGTATCAAACTTGTTACGTCACCCTCCATGGTTATTTTAGGAGCCAAAGAAAGAGCATTAGACGTTACAATTAAACAACAAAATTCTATATTTTCAATTTCACCCAGCGATTCCGAACTCACAGGAGAAATTGATATTATTAGTGAAACACCGGGAAGAGTACGCGTAAAAGTAGGTCGTGATAGTTTTCCTAATTTACCTAAGCAATATGCTATGGTAATTGAACGCCCCTATATTGATGTGGATATTGATAAACTGCAAGAAAAAATATTGCCCATTCAAGCCGTATTAAAAGGGGAGCCACATGCAGGATTAATGGTAGATCAAGTTAAAGTAACTCCTTCTCATATTAAAGTTTCAGGTGCGAGACAGCAATTAGCACGAACTCAAAATATATTTACACTTCCTATTATTATCGAAGGAATAAATAAAAATTTAATTACCGATGCTAATTTAGAGCTTGAAGAATCTTCCGCAATTAATGCAATTGAAAAAAGCGTTGTGGTTTCTATCACCCTAGGTCCTAAAAAATTCAATCGAACATTCCGTTCCGTCCCTATAGAAATTAAAAATATAAATAAAAAAACTCTTTCTAAAATTCAGTTACGCCCCCGCTCTATTGATGTTGAAGTTTCTGGACAAAGAGATATTCTAAATAAACTCGATCCCTCTGCCGTTCGGGTTTTCCTGGATGCATCAGGATTGAAACCAGGTTGGCAAGACAAACAACTTATATTAAAAATACCTGGAAATATTTCACTCGTAAAAATGCTTCCAGATACAATTTCAGTACATCTTAATCCTTAAAGGTTTTCATATGGCAAAATATTTTG is a window encoding:
- a CDS encoding transglycosylase domain-containing protein, whose translation is MKKIIFLFLFLIFLSCFPIFIGASYVAWQVYAGNYSDFEKSRIIEILSKETVLYYADGQSQLGSLFGQEHRIYVTIDQIPQAMKDAIVSAEDEDFYNNVGIDPKGILRAAIHNIIFRTRQGASTITQQTVKNLYGRKETDIYTKFQEMINAFKLEKMYPKEQILEFYLNQFHVTGNGRGVGVAAKYYFNKNVEDLSLVESSFIAGSVKGPEKYNPFTKTSVSGQDKAKKEAFIRKNYVLDRMLKTQKITKQQYDDAIKEQIPFNQGRFQFNELAVNQIISKQLIRPEILSAIGANNADEVGTMGLRITTTLEKDIQNAAQYGLRQNLSRIQMILNGFSAEPQSNFINIQKPELNSFYVGKVEIIDKTTDKENIKISFGIPVCNIDTEAINRVALITDQAFRRGKKKSLESLLNNIHLGQYVLTSVNKIKPDGQMFCDLEVRPRVQGAAIVLDKGKIIAMAGGFSSSEYNRAIFAERQPGSSFKLPVYYAAQQLGWSVLDPLSNIRDVFTWQGKFYFPRPDHAITSMETTILGAGAKSENLASIWILKHLLDKLSYDQYLDLLNFLDITGNGKSNEQSLALIANKFNATPDNEIYLKSGILEKIKSNMLSDLNIIANSRLKVFLRTLHYGNTFEKEEQFINDDKELQPKEKELRLNILRNNLLRWNRTAAQARKAIESLNQIVSGSPVTELDRDFFLSFAKTEDDNLVFLSQNPWRPDITSNLVQGMNITPLSLDSLLTLIRSNSSVLNSSNVMLDGVIPLSLIDSINSELAKKWKDIQNAPPIERLYWNDDFRYSLGMYYAANMVNDMGVQQPLKWVQSFPLGSNDVTLADLALMYQTFLTGKTYRYFNTVQPNQLVLIKRIEDASGNLLWEAKAKEYQFSDNFYSAPTLNTLRGTVTGGTAYVLNKSMILRSEKEDVDKQLLLAQIKIPVFGKTGTTNDYKNGTYVGFLPYPVAKGDILSSDNAYTIASYIGYDSNEPMVRKGYRVYGGGAIPAWEEIAHAIIKGQDFAEKLDWKYLADKKIHSIPFDYGSGLSQVVVPINSGISLSAQEPEDENANGQPENPYANDYSDTGQRLFKIYLSGSLSDGVFIPKRRVAFYNPVPPPQTPVISLGVSEQNENEKTQKQNGPVTPVPLSSFSEKLDNSYESNLNSADDDELPKGAKPGAKNYEYGLPAPPPGLQN
- the lgt gene encoding prolipoprotein diacylglyceryl transferase, yielding MIPSEQYWTFDLSPFVFQVKNLNFSWVTTWWGILSLIVIFGGGFFLIWNQIKKYKYQLEKSNSEKNNSILSKKIHNLEFIQTSFLYFFAILVILYILNIMKINWGLRWYSTMYLIGFISVYVGCMIWIRKKTLMLTENMLMNLITLSIIGMLVGARSAYVFVYNWDYYKTHPWEAIATWEGGLSFHGGIVGVSLAMMYYCYKNKIPFFHLTDKLVRIIPIGIGMGRIGNFLNGELWGRPIESHIPWGIIFPEGGNIARHPSQIYQSLAEGWGLFLTLYIISRWKQKEGTLSACFIIFYSLYRFMVEYFRAADKQINYFYLSNFSWNPLNAYPDVPWWQVLTMGQLLCFCFLIAGCIFLYFTRKNILEFTPEWLKRNDNFFKRINLEVVKK
- a CDS encoding phosphatase PAP2 family protein, with product MITYNPPQAPPEQSTLSMQTFNPGDFKQDIYTLPLEGALVGAISYLYTPRSVSLWPFNSETADETPRPTTLPASIILPFALGTAGLVLGGLTLANDDFALGTQVRGWLHAILLTELATSTTKVTFQRKRPFYDYKESTEGSTSNDDRFSFFSGHASHAFSFATYSSALMFEYSRSPLLSWTYATVAYGAASWVASTRVKDHAHNASDVIVGGIVGTAIAAAVFYRVEAVQKQKKVASSNQIELKVVPFAFHDETSQPWYGAHIELKI
- a CDS encoding LOG family protein, producing the protein MKIYNSPSIGVICSTQNEIPLPFLNLAFELGQFLSQKGFKIKIADHNSGMVQQLCEGVFSKNGNMNFMSTPYEKNRTTELIQKSDLFIILPGGYEVLEKLITLINYNKETNPPKPIVVLDYMNYFSPFLNWLEDIANINAIQKPSESFCIARMISDLEKILT
- a CDS encoding LolA family protein, whose product is MSKFKIKKFVYLFLLFQSFFLIKNIYCQNSENKITLKNTSNIQFEKKFEKILKIASKQNQFSVQFKQETYSVLRDKITKAEGILSIKKPASFRFEIISPRQEIYVSNEKSFWKYIPELKHAQHLQSKSNEIGFVNLLTNLSQIKKYYEISEWTNEEAVKLNQDINTPHVKSDTPPPQNDEYTLLKLVPKGDKQQKVLYAVIQVKTGFIQELRIVQLSGNRTRLEFSNYSPKSMSNDLFDFIPPQGIAVDNI